Proteins found in one Actinokineospora alba genomic segment:
- a CDS encoding S66 family peptidase, which yields MRFPAPLKAGDRIGVTSPSSGVDADLLPRLEFAVEVVETRGYEVVVGECMDGAGHISAPAADRARELTAMLTDPDIRAVVPPWGGELAIDLLPLLDWDAIRDAEPTWVVGFSDMSTIITPLTLLTGVATIHGNNLMDTPYVTPKGLLSWLDIAALPTGSTFTQSSPGVHRSSGFDDYRDHPDAYEFTLDRDGRWIRLDGDGDVDVSGRLIGGCVEALCNLMGTRFGDTAAIPGDQLIYLEASGDDAATICRNLHGMRLAGFFDRAAAVLIGRTRAPGIASLSQYDAVVDALGCLGVPLVADVECGHVPPFLPLVNGALGRVVHNATESTVIQTLD from the coding sequence ATGCGATTTCCAGCACCGCTCAAGGCGGGCGACCGGATCGGCGTCACTTCACCGTCGAGCGGAGTGGACGCGGATCTGCTGCCACGCCTGGAGTTCGCGGTCGAAGTGGTGGAGACCCGCGGGTATGAGGTCGTGGTCGGCGAGTGTATGGACGGCGCCGGCCACATCAGCGCCCCCGCCGCCGACCGCGCACGGGAATTGACCGCCATGCTGACCGACCCGGACATCCGGGCGGTCGTGCCGCCGTGGGGCGGAGAGTTGGCAATCGACCTCCTCCCCCTGCTCGATTGGGACGCCATCCGGGACGCGGAACCGACCTGGGTCGTCGGGTTCTCCGACATGTCCACGATCATCACCCCGCTCACCCTGCTGACCGGCGTCGCGACCATCCACGGCAACAACCTCATGGACACGCCTTACGTGACCCCGAAGGGACTGCTGTCCTGGCTGGACATCGCCGCCCTGCCCACCGGGTCGACCTTCACCCAGTCCTCCCCCGGCGTCCACCGCTCAAGCGGGTTCGACGACTACCGCGACCACCCGGACGCCTACGAGTTCACCCTCGACCGCGACGGCCGATGGATCCGGCTCGACGGCGACGGTGATGTGGACGTGAGTGGGCGGCTCATCGGCGGCTGCGTCGAAGCCCTCTGCAACCTCATGGGAACCCGCTTTGGTGACACGGCGGCGATTCCCGGCGATCAGCTCATCTACCTCGAAGCCTCGGGCGACGACGCGGCGACGATTTGCCGCAACCTGCACGGGATGCGGCTCGCCGGGTTCTTCGACCGGGCGGCGGCGGTGCTGATCGGCCGGACCCGCGCGCCGGGCATCGCGTCACTGAGTCAGTACGACGCGGTGGTCGACGCCCTCGGCTGCCTTGGCGTGCCGCTGGTCGCCGACGTCGAATGCGGTCATGTTCCGCCGTTCCTGCCGCTGGTCAACGGCGCACTCGGCCGCGTCGTTCACAACGCGACCGAGAGCACCGTCATCCAGACGCTGGACTAA
- a CDS encoding MFS transporter produces MSSSTQLSTTSTRWDARLWGVLLTVSTVIGLDALDVSMVGVALPSIRAELGLSTSALQWIVSGYVLGYGGLLLLGGRTADLLGRRRVFLIAVAVFAVASLLGGLVDNGALLIASRFIKGVAAAFTAPAALSIITTTFREGPARNKAIGIFAVFGASGYSAGLVFSGLLTEVGWRWTFLLPVPIAIAALVAAIKLIPDYRPERTGAGYDLPGAITGAAGSLLLVFAVVEAPEVGWAEPRTLISFALALALLTTFVIIEKRSTHPLLRLGILKSGPLARANLGGALFFGGYIGFQFVVMLYLQSVLGWSPLQTALGFLPAAAIVAFGSPRVEPLINRFGTPRTILAGVAAHVVGYALFLGVDEHSGYFGAVLPSMVLLGIGFTLAFSSLNIQATAGVADSEQGLAGGLLNTSVQVGGAIGLAVITAVLTANGGSEASRAALLTGLTPALLVVTGISVLGLLVALSGVLGRREEPVMAPEFALAVE; encoded by the coding sequence ATGAGTTCTTCCACCCAGCTGTCCACCACCTCCACACGGTGGGACGCACGCCTCTGGGGCGTCCTCCTGACCGTGTCCACCGTCATCGGCCTCGACGCGCTCGACGTCTCCATGGTCGGCGTCGCCCTCCCGTCCATCCGGGCCGAGCTCGGCCTTTCGACCAGCGCGCTGCAGTGGATCGTCAGCGGCTACGTCCTCGGCTACGGCGGTCTGCTCCTGCTCGGTGGCCGCACCGCCGACCTGCTCGGCAGGCGCCGGGTGTTCCTCATCGCGGTCGCCGTCTTCGCGGTCGCCTCGCTGCTCGGCGGCCTCGTCGACAACGGCGCGCTGCTGATCGCGAGCCGGTTCATCAAGGGCGTCGCGGCCGCGTTCACCGCGCCCGCCGCACTCTCCATCATCACCACGACATTCCGTGAGGGCCCGGCACGCAACAAGGCGATCGGCATCTTCGCGGTGTTCGGCGCCAGCGGGTACTCCGCCGGTCTCGTCTTCTCCGGCCTGCTGACCGAGGTCGGCTGGCGGTGGACGTTCCTGCTGCCGGTCCCGATCGCGATCGCCGCACTGGTCGCCGCCATCAAGCTGATCCCCGATTACCGGCCGGAACGCACCGGCGCGGGCTACGACCTGCCCGGCGCCATCACCGGGGCCGCGGGCTCGCTGCTGCTGGTGTTCGCCGTGGTCGAGGCACCCGAGGTCGGCTGGGCCGAACCGCGCACGCTGATCTCGTTCGCCCTGGCCCTGGCGCTGCTCACCACCTTCGTGATCATCGAGAAGCGCAGCACGCACCCGCTGCTGCGGCTCGGCATTCTCAAGTCGGGACCGCTCGCCCGCGCCAACCTGGGCGGGGCGCTGTTCTTCGGCGGGTACATCGGCTTCCAGTTCGTGGTGATGCTCTACCTGCAGTCGGTCCTGGGCTGGTCTCCGCTGCAGACCGCGCTCGGGTTCCTTCCGGCGGCCGCGATCGTCGCGTTCGGCTCGCCCCGGGTCGAACCCCTGATCAACCGTTTCGGGACGCCGCGCACCATCCTCGCCGGCGTCGCCGCGCACGTCGTCGGGTACGCACTGTTCCTCGGCGTCGACGAGCACTCCGGCTACTTCGGCGCGGTGCTGCCGAGCATGGTCCTGCTCGGCATCGGCTTCACCCTGGCGTTCTCCTCGCTGAACATCCAGGCGACCGCGGGTGTCGCGGACAGCGAGCAGGGGCTCGCGGGCGGCCTGCTCAACACGTCGGTGCAGGTCGGCGGCGCCATCGGGCTGGCGGTGATCACGGCGGTCCTCACCGCGAACGGTGGCAGCGAGGCCTCCCGTGCCGCACTGCTCACCGGGCTGACGCCCGCGTTGCTGGTGGTCACCGGGATCTCCGTGCTGGGGCTGCTGGTCGCCCTGTCGGGGGTCTTGGGGCGGCGTGAGGAGCCGGTGATGGCACCGGAGTTCGCTCTCGCGGTGGAGTAG
- a CDS encoding MarR family winged helix-turn-helix transcriptional regulator — translation MSELADEGLVRQWRGLLARHAAVFGALECELQTKHGLGVSEFEALERLATGDEKCRGADLTEAVHLSQSATSRLVARMEREGLVERAMCELDRRGIFVSLTEAGLQRYEQAKPTHRAILRETLASDD, via the coding sequence GTGAGCGAACTCGCCGATGAGGGTCTGGTGCGGCAGTGGCGTGGCCTTCTCGCCCGCCACGCGGCGGTGTTCGGCGCGCTCGAATGCGAGCTGCAAACCAAGCATGGCCTCGGTGTCAGCGAGTTCGAGGCCCTGGAGCGACTGGCCACCGGCGATGAGAAGTGCCGCGGCGCCGATCTCACCGAGGCGGTCCACCTGAGCCAGAGTGCCACGTCCCGCCTTGTCGCTCGGATGGAGCGCGAGGGCCTGGTCGAGCGCGCGATGTGCGAGTTGGACCGCCGCGGCATCTTCGTGTCGCTGACCGAAGCGGGTCTTCAGCGCTACGAGCAGGCCAAGCCGACGCACCGGGCGATCCTCAGGGAAACGCTGGCTTCGGACGACTGA
- a CDS encoding plasmid stabilization protein translates to MPQRAWSAKRERQYEHIKEGLLDRGETEDTAEEIAARTVNKERARAGEAEEASRTSTSDISSGRRGGLRSHKGPGGRTRDQLYNEAREKGIEGRSKMTKAQLEKAVGR, encoded by the coding sequence ATGCCGCAGCGGGCGTGGAGCGCGAAGCGGGAGCGCCAGTACGAGCACATCAAGGAAGGCCTGCTCGACCGCGGGGAGACCGAGGACACGGCGGAGGAGATCGCCGCGCGCACGGTCAACAAGGAGCGGGCACGGGCGGGCGAGGCTGAGGAAGCGAGCCGTACGTCTACTTCGGACATTTCGTCGGGTCGGAGGGGTGGGTTGCGGTCGCACAAGGGGCCTGGTGGGCGGACCCGGGATCAGCTTTACAACGAGGCTCGGGAGAAGGGGATCGAGGGGCGGTCGAAGATGACCAAGGCTCAGTTGGAGAAGGCTGTGGGGCGTTGA
- a CDS encoding TetR/AcrR family transcriptional regulator C-terminal domain-containing protein, whose translation MSSDPRRVPLNRDRVLRAAVALADDVGIESLSMRNLAQELGVVPMALYKHVANKEELLDGMVEVIVGEIAAPVADTDWKSAIRQRVLSAREALLRHRWASQVIESRAHATPVVLAYMDSLIGMFRAGGFSIDLTHHVMHALGSRMWGFTQEVFPTPPPPEDPATREAMFAQFAEKYPHIAELATTTAHDQDSSVGKGCDDQFEFEFALDVLLDGFERLHNQAWTSQPH comes from the coding sequence ATGTCAAGCGATCCACGTCGCGTCCCGCTGAACCGCGACCGCGTCCTGCGCGCCGCCGTGGCACTCGCCGACGACGTCGGCATCGAGTCGTTGAGTATGCGCAACCTCGCGCAAGAGCTGGGTGTCGTGCCCATGGCGCTCTACAAGCACGTGGCCAACAAGGAAGAACTGCTTGACGGCATGGTCGAGGTCATCGTCGGGGAGATAGCCGCTCCGGTGGCCGACACCGACTGGAAATCCGCGATCCGCCAGCGTGTGCTCTCCGCCCGGGAAGCACTGCTGCGCCACCGCTGGGCGTCCCAGGTGATCGAGTCGCGCGCCCACGCCACCCCGGTCGTGCTCGCGTACATGGACTCGCTGATCGGGATGTTCCGGGCGGGCGGCTTCTCCATCGACCTGACCCACCACGTGATGCACGCGCTCGGCAGCCGGATGTGGGGATTCACCCAGGAGGTGTTCCCGACTCCCCCACCCCCCGAGGACCCGGCCACCCGCGAGGCCATGTTCGCCCAGTTCGCCGAGAAGTACCCACACATCGCCGAACTGGCCACCACCACCGCCCACGACCAGGATTCGTCGGTCGGCAAAGGTTGCGACGACCAGTTCGAGTTCGAGTTCGCCTTGGACGTGCTCCTGGACGGCTTCGAACGCCTCCACAACCAGGCCTGGACCTCACAACCGCACTAG
- a CDS encoding NlpC/P60 family protein, whose amino-acid sequence MTQTAARITRATVFTVTIGLAVWGVFHFAREVGGAADGQASTTLVTDSRGPDPAGALRYERLSGPDRTVVRTAAGAVLATLTDGARTVAITGPRRTFSEPKTTTAAVVTSTWVRLLPTEWRAGEEDAPWFGPWLAKARDEREPDLLAIATQYLDGAPIEHDGKGVRFRGDAAFGPVAASGAGRLERSDFLDYLGVAWTFPDGTKRKPDRTRHGAADCSGFVRLVFGYRGGYPLRGGNDPGPGLPRRAYAMAESGPGVVLVPNTHTTTTEYARLQPGDLVFFESEDGDTQVDHSGIYLGIDTDGHHRFVSSRERANGPTMGDLGGTSLLDDDGHYSRAWRTARRV is encoded by the coding sequence ATGACCCAGACCGCGGCGAGGATCACCCGAGCCACCGTCTTCACCGTCACCATCGGCCTGGCCGTGTGGGGCGTGTTCCACTTCGCCCGGGAGGTCGGCGGCGCGGCCGACGGGCAGGCGTCGACCACCCTGGTCACCGACTCGCGCGGCCCCGACCCGGCCGGGGCCCTGCGCTACGAGCGGCTGAGCGGGCCGGACCGCACGGTCGTGCGGACCGCGGCGGGCGCGGTCCTGGCCACCCTGACCGACGGCGCCCGGACCGTGGCGATCACCGGGCCGCGCCGCACCTTCAGCGAGCCGAAGACGACCACCGCGGCCGTGGTGACCAGCACCTGGGTCCGGCTGCTGCCCACCGAGTGGCGGGCGGGCGAGGAGGACGCGCCCTGGTTCGGCCCCTGGCTCGCCAAGGCCCGCGACGAGCGCGAGCCCGACCTGCTCGCGATCGCGACCCAGTACCTCGACGGCGCACCGATCGAGCACGACGGCAAGGGCGTCCGGTTCCGTGGCGACGCCGCGTTCGGGCCCGTCGCGGCGTCCGGCGCCGGACGGCTGGAGCGGTCGGACTTCCTCGACTACCTCGGCGTCGCGTGGACCTTCCCCGACGGCACCAAGCGCAAACCCGACCGCACCCGCCACGGCGCCGCCGACTGCTCCGGCTTCGTCCGCCTCGTCTTCGGCTATCGCGGGGGCTACCCGCTGCGCGGCGGCAACGATCCCGGGCCGGGACTGCCCCGACGCGCCTACGCGATGGCCGAGTCCGGCCCCGGGGTCGTCCTCGTGCCCAACACCCATACGACGACCACCGAATACGCCCGGCTCCAGCCTGGGGACCTGGTGTTCTTCGAGTCCGAGGACGGCGACACCCAGGTCGACCACTCCGGGATCTACCTGGGCATCGACACCGACGGGCACCACCGGTTCGTCTCCAGCCGGGAACGCGCCAACGGCCCCACCATGGGCGACCTCGGCGGCACGTCACTACTCGACGACGACGGGCACTACTCGCGCGCCTGGCGCACAGCCCGCCGCGTCTGA
- a CDS encoding poly-gamma-glutamate biosynthesis protein PgsC/CapC yields MTGHGIGGELSPEIATIGLAIGLVLSLVCYLTTNLSPGGMITPGWLALTLVEDYRRAGIVVVMTGLTFGATKVLQRLVILYGKRLFAAVVLTGVLLQTTMVLVIQHDYPLLFAHQTLGFVVPGLIAYQLVRQPPGATLLATSTVSFAAYGILATGVLAGIVPTI; encoded by the coding sequence TTGACCGGCCACGGAATCGGCGGCGAACTGTCGCCCGAGATCGCCACGATCGGCCTGGCGATCGGCCTGGTGCTCTCGCTGGTCTGCTACCTGACGACCAACCTCTCCCCCGGCGGCATGATCACCCCGGGCTGGCTCGCGCTGACCCTGGTCGAGGACTACCGGCGCGCGGGCATCGTCGTGGTGATGACCGGCCTGACCTTCGGTGCGACGAAAGTGCTGCAGCGGCTGGTGATCCTCTACGGCAAGCGACTGTTCGCGGCGGTGGTCCTGACCGGGGTGCTGCTGCAGACGACGATGGTCCTGGTCATCCAACACGACTATCCGCTGCTGTTCGCCCACCAGACGCTCGGGTTCGTCGTGCCGGGTCTGATCGCCTATCAACTCGTCCGCCAGCCGCCCGGCGCGACGCTCCTGGCGACCAGCACGGTCAGCTTCGCCGCCTACGGCATCCTCGCGACCGGCGTGCTCGCCGGCATCGTGCCGACCATCTGA
- the pgsB gene encoding poly-gamma-glutamate synthase PgsB, producing the protein MTFLYCVLLLSCVGLLVSGMVEQRRHYANLRRMEHRVLVNGIRGKSSITRLCAGALRGGGLVTVAKTTGTAARFIHPDGSEEPVYRKFGIANVVEQIGIVRKAAAYRPDALVIECMAVMPELQEINQRKLVRSTIGVLCNVREDHLAEMGPTLDDVARSLSRSMPVGGICVTAERERLPILRREAERRDCELIAVAPESVSDAEMAGFSWITFKENVAIALAVADLLGVSRTLALQGMWAAPPDPGVLVVKRYRHGEKSLRVANVFAANDPESTLMNIAQLLDRGAIERPLHVVINCRPDRIERNAQMGALIADLDPERVVLIGEPTRSARQAIPQRWQGIVADLGGGRPPAELVEAIVAGVDTAASLVAIGNIHGQGELLLAALDTLDPLDTPALAGTEVSSERRTP; encoded by the coding sequence ATGACCTTCCTCTACTGCGTGCTGCTCCTGTCGTGCGTGGGCCTGCTGGTGAGCGGGATGGTCGAGCAGCGCAGGCATTACGCGAACCTGCGGCGGATGGAGCACCGGGTGCTGGTCAACGGCATCCGCGGCAAGAGCTCGATCACCCGGCTGTGTGCGGGCGCGCTGCGCGGCGGCGGCCTGGTGACCGTGGCGAAGACGACCGGCACCGCGGCGCGGTTCATCCACCCGGACGGCAGCGAGGAACCGGTGTACCGCAAGTTCGGCATCGCCAACGTGGTCGAGCAGATCGGCATCGTGCGCAAGGCCGCGGCCTACCGACCCGACGCGTTGGTCATCGAGTGCATGGCGGTCATGCCGGAACTGCAGGAGATCAACCAGCGCAAGCTGGTCCGCTCGACCATCGGCGTGCTGTGCAACGTTCGCGAGGACCACCTCGCCGAGATGGGCCCCACCCTCGACGACGTCGCCCGGTCGCTGAGCCGGTCCATGCCGGTCGGCGGCATCTGCGTCACCGCCGAGCGCGAGCGGCTGCCCATCCTGCGACGCGAGGCCGAACGGCGCGACTGCGAGCTGATCGCCGTGGCACCGGAGTCGGTGTCCGACGCGGAGATGGCCGGGTTCAGCTGGATCACCTTCAAGGAGAACGTGGCGATCGCGCTGGCCGTGGCCGACCTGCTCGGGGTCAGCCGAACCCTTGCCCTGCAAGGCATGTGGGCGGCGCCGCCGGACCCCGGCGTGCTGGTCGTCAAACGCTACCGGCACGGCGAGAAGTCCCTGCGGGTGGCGAACGTGTTCGCCGCCAACGACCCCGAGTCGACCCTGATGAACATCGCGCAGCTGCTCGACCGCGGCGCCATCGAACGCCCGCTGCACGTGGTGATCAACTGCAGGCCGGACCGGATCGAGCGCAACGCGCAGATGGGCGCCTTGATCGCCGACCTCGACCCGGAGCGGGTCGTGCTGATCGGTGAGCCGACGCGCAGCGCTCGACAGGCGATTCCCCAGCGGTGGCAGGGAATCGTCGCCGACCTCGGCGGCGGCAGGCCGCCCGCCGAACTGGTGGAGGCGATCGTGGCGGGCGTCGACACGGCCGCCTCGCTGGTCGCCATCGGCAACATCCACGGCCAAGGCGAACTGCTGCTCGCCGCCCTCGACACCCTTGACCCCCTCGACACCCCAGCACTCGCCGGTACTGAGGTGTCCTCGGAACGGAGAACCCCTTGA
- a CDS encoding HAMP domain-containing protein gives MAATTTALSLAVLACLSVLLLGTPDGGTVPKAVTESQRHLVEGVGQTLGAAIGHNADDLRVAVTVPAVGPDDLLARLAKVRKWRGAVVLDGKSRTLIAAMGEPVPIEVLPPSVSDAAVAPISDADGNLRAVTAIALPGDRLLVATSRARLPRVDLRQGLVVVTKTGQVVESRGPVPEQVMPLVAQAAAAATEGGHGTLHGESGAAVSYAPVAAPGLGPVGLAVVAVAQVSTGAAAAGAVGVLPAITLAVVALLGFLLIRRSLVTPILRLRADALQVADGDLAKPVRVPRTRESQRIALAFEHCRTTMSGEPAQRDRPRRGLSARAAVIIATVGVLGWSAGMALLATRHEVTVAESVVTGLRDQTASTGETLRHSLGGGLADLKAVATLTQGVDTAALRPVLDRLHATQSRYRSVYLVDKDGRTQHVAGREPLRAAGPPPPKAGVRQDGGSRVAVLYAHVPLSGGAAVIGEFDVDRLAELLRRAPGKVRLLDADLRTLAATDGYVAFEKVSTDRLRQGVEAVRGGGTAHVLDGSAVVVATALRGGEATGSGWSVVAEKPVGELALADNTLRRNAFVVSLIGVLLAMLLFGWHHFVLVRPLRALAQRADRLVAGDLDTVLYPQRHDQIGTLVSCLEICRQGVVDGIDRLGEVRRPRGTAMEATVLITRIDAPTPVRRPEALRR, from the coding sequence GTGGCCGCGACGACAACCGCGCTGTCGCTGGCGGTGCTCGCATGCCTGTCGGTGCTGCTGCTCGGCACGCCGGACGGCGGCACCGTGCCGAAGGCGGTCACCGAGTCGCAGCGGCACCTCGTCGAGGGCGTCGGCCAGACACTGGGCGCGGCCATCGGCCACAACGCCGACGACCTGCGGGTGGCGGTCACGGTCCCGGCCGTGGGTCCCGACGATTTGCTCGCCCGGTTGGCCAAGGTGCGCAAGTGGCGGGGCGCGGTGGTGCTCGACGGGAAGAGCCGGACACTGATCGCGGCGATGGGCGAGCCAGTGCCGATCGAGGTGCTGCCCCCGTCGGTCTCCGACGCGGCGGTCGCACCGATCTCCGACGCCGACGGGAACCTGCGCGCGGTGACCGCGATCGCGCTGCCCGGTGACCGGCTGCTCGTGGCCACCAGCCGCGCCCGGCTGCCGCGCGTCGACCTGCGCCAGGGCCTGGTCGTGGTGACCAAGACCGGTCAGGTGGTCGAATCCCGCGGACCGGTTCCCGAACAGGTGATGCCGCTGGTCGCCCAAGCGGCCGCGGCGGCCACCGAGGGCGGACACGGCACTCTGCACGGCGAGTCCGGTGCGGCGGTCAGCTACGCGCCCGTGGCCGCACCCGGTCTGGGCCCGGTCGGGCTGGCCGTGGTCGCCGTCGCCCAGGTCTCGACCGGCGCGGCGGCGGCGGGCGCGGTCGGTGTGCTGCCCGCGATCACCCTCGCGGTGGTGGCCCTGCTCGGTTTCCTGCTGATCCGACGCAGCCTGGTGACCCCGATCCTGCGGCTGCGCGCCGACGCGCTTCAGGTGGCCGACGGCGACCTCGCCAAGCCGGTGCGGGTTCCGCGCACGCGCGAGTCACAGCGGATCGCCTTGGCGTTCGAGCACTGCCGGACCACGATGAGCGGGGAGCCCGCCCAGCGCGACCGTCCGCGCCGCGGGCTGTCGGCCCGCGCGGCCGTGATCATCGCGACCGTGGGAGTCCTGGGCTGGTCGGCGGGTATGGCCCTGCTCGCGACCCGCCACGAGGTCACCGTCGCGGAGTCGGTCGTCACCGGACTGCGCGACCAGACCGCCAGTACCGGCGAGACACTGCGGCACAGCCTCGGCGGCGGCCTCGCCGACCTCAAGGCGGTGGCCACCCTCACCCAGGGCGTGGACACCGCCGCGCTGCGGCCGGTGCTCGATCGGCTGCACGCGACCCAATCGCGCTACCGCAGCGTCTATCTCGTCGACAAGGACGGCCGCACCCAGCACGTCGCGGGCCGCGAGCCGCTGCGTGCGGCGGGCCCGCCGCCACCGAAGGCCGGGGTGCGCCAGGACGGCGGCAGCCGCGTCGCGGTGCTCTACGCGCACGTCCCGCTGAGCGGCGGCGCCGCGGTGATCGGCGAGTTCGACGTCGACCGGCTCGCCGAGCTGCTGCGCCGGGCCCCCGGCAAGGTGCGGCTGCTCGACGCGGACCTGCGCACGCTCGCCGCGACCGACGGCTATGTCGCCTTCGAGAAAGTCTCCACCGACCGGTTGCGCCAGGGTGTGGAAGCGGTTCGGGGCGGCGGAACCGCGCATGTCCTCGACGGTTCGGCGGTGGTCGTGGCGACCGCTCTGCGCGGCGGGGAGGCCACCGGGTCCGGCTGGTCGGTCGTGGCGGAGAAGCCGGTCGGCGAACTGGCGCTCGCCGACAACACGCTGCGGCGCAACGCTTTCGTCGTCAGCCTGATCGGCGTGCTGCTCGCCATGCTGCTGTTCGGCTGGCACCACTTCGTCCTGGTCCGGCCGCTGCGCGCACTCGCCCAGCGGGCCGACCGGCTGGTCGCGGGCGATCTCGACACGGTCCTCTACCCGCAGCGGCACGACCAGATCGGGACTCTGGTGTCCTGCCTGGAGATCTGCCGTCAGGGTGTCGTCGACGGGATCGACCGGCTCGGCGAGGTCCGGCGGCCGCGTGGGACGGCCATGGAGGCCACCGTGTTGATCACCCGCATCGACGCGCCCACGCCGGTGCGGCGGCCGGAGGCGCTGCGCCGATGA
- a CDS encoding response regulator transcription factor gives MIRVVVVDDEALIRSGFALILRAVDDIDVVATASGGQALDLITEHAPDVVLLDLRMPDVDGLTILRELRRRPNPPIVAILTTFDSDEYVAAALRAGAAGFLLKDTNPHRLPDLIRTLAEGGVVLSPAVTRTVVNGYLDGGARKAAAEPLRLLSERERAVLTLLAEGMSNGDIGGRLHLSVGTVKDEVSAILAKLGVGNRVQAALLAQRAGLVD, from the coding sequence ATGATCCGGGTTGTCGTCGTGGACGACGAGGCGCTGATCCGGTCCGGGTTCGCGCTGATCCTGCGCGCGGTCGACGACATCGACGTGGTGGCAACCGCGTCCGGCGGCCAGGCACTGGACCTGATCACCGAGCACGCCCCCGACGTGGTCCTGCTCGACCTGCGGATGCCCGACGTTGACGGCCTGACGATCCTGCGCGAGCTGCGGCGCCGACCGAACCCGCCGATCGTGGCGATCCTGACCACCTTCGACTCCGACGAGTACGTCGCGGCGGCGCTGCGGGCCGGGGCGGCCGGGTTCCTCCTCAAGGACACCAACCCGCACCGGCTTCCCGACCTGATCCGCACGCTCGCCGAAGGCGGGGTGGTCCTGTCCCCCGCGGTGACCCGCACGGTGGTGAACGGCTACCTCGACGGCGGCGCCCGCAAGGCCGCGGCCGAACCCCTGCGGCTGCTCAGCGAACGCGAGCGGGCCGTGCTGACCCTGCTCGCCGAGGGGATGTCGAACGGCGACATCGGCGGCAGGCTGCACCTGAGCGTGGGCACGGTCAAGGACGAGGTCAGCGCCATCCTCGCCAAACTGGGCGTCGGGAACCGGGTCCAGGCGGCCCTGCTCGCCCAGCGCGCGGGTCTCGTGGACTAG
- a CDS encoding sensor histidine kinase, whose translation MSADDRSSGRGSVHGGPGDTPPTGRKWTSLPSRLPRAVVDGVLLGVCALDVWFMFQFADEEPTDTAVLVVAIIAVLGVPLRRRWPFVAFLIAVPATLMAGAQATTAITLYAVAVRSRNRPVLACCTAVVAVCLVLPWPWVAGEVFDSTTLPGLGYAVSWAGAIAFLGQLVQTRRDLSARLVEIGEAREHERELVAQTVLARERAQLAREMHDVVSHQVSLIAVQAGALQMSVPDPVVSEAATTIRLLSVSTLDELRHMVAVLRASGTSLTELAPQPTLADLRPLVANSGIVTRLDGSLPADLAPSLQRAVYRTVQEALTNARKHAPGATATVEIWHDDTHLGATITNTAPTRHALALPSDRHGLVGLRERAELLGGTVTAGPTAAGGFEVRLQLGRGKPIPRPTAAEPTSGAERG comes from the coding sequence GTGTCCGCAGACGACAGATCATCGGGACGGGGCAGCGTGCACGGTGGGCCTGGGGACACACCGCCGACCGGCCGCAAGTGGACGTCCTTGCCGAGTCGGCTGCCGCGCGCCGTCGTCGACGGTGTCCTCCTGGGTGTCTGCGCGCTCGACGTGTGGTTCATGTTCCAGTTCGCCGACGAGGAGCCCACCGATACCGCGGTGCTGGTCGTGGCGATCATCGCGGTGCTCGGGGTGCCGCTTCGGCGGCGGTGGCCGTTCGTCGCGTTCCTCATCGCGGTGCCCGCCACGCTGATGGCGGGCGCGCAGGCGACCACCGCCATCACCCTCTACGCCGTCGCCGTGCGCAGCCGCAACCGGCCGGTGCTCGCCTGCTGCACGGCCGTGGTGGCGGTGTGCCTGGTGCTGCCGTGGCCGTGGGTCGCGGGCGAGGTGTTCGACAGCACGACGCTGCCGGGTCTCGGCTACGCCGTGAGCTGGGCGGGTGCGATCGCGTTCCTGGGCCAGCTCGTGCAGACCCGGCGGGACCTGTCCGCGCGGCTCGTCGAGATCGGCGAGGCGCGCGAGCACGAGCGTGAACTGGTGGCACAGACCGTGCTCGCCCGGGAGCGGGCGCAGTTGGCGCGGGAGATGCACGACGTCGTCTCCCACCAGGTCAGCCTGATCGCCGTGCAGGCGGGCGCGCTGCAGATGAGCGTGCCCGACCCGGTCGTGAGCGAGGCGGCGACGACGATCCGCCTGCTCAGCGTCAGCACGCTCGACGAGTTGCGGCACATGGTCGCGGTGCTCCGCGCGTCGGGCACGTCGCTCACCGAACTCGCGCCGCAGCCGACCCTGGCCGACCTGCGCCCGCTGGTGGCCAACAGCGGCATCGTCACCCGGCTCGACGGTTCCCTGCCCGCCGACCTCGCCCCGTCCCTGCAGCGCGCGGTCTACCGGACCGTGCAGGAAGCGCTCACCAACGCCCGCAAACACGCACCCGGCGCGACCGCCACGGTGGAGATCTGGCACGACGACACCCACCTGGGCGCGACCATCACCAACACCGCACCGACCCGGCATGCCCTCGCACTGCCCAGCGACCGCCATGGCCTGGTCGGCCTGCGGGAGCGGGCCGAACTGCTCGGCGGGACCGTGACCGCGGGCCCGACCGCGGCGGGCGGCTTCGAAGTCCGGCTCCAGTTGGGCCGCGGGAAGCCAATACCGCGCCCAACGGCCGCGGAGCCGACCAGCGGGGCGGAGCGCGGATGA